In Rosa chinensis cultivar Old Blush chromosome 1, RchiOBHm-V2, whole genome shotgun sequence, a genomic segment contains:
- the LOC112164327 gene encoding E3 ubiquitin ligase BIG BROTHER-related → MDQEIENSSTDCWLERIDDPKIELGGTKLVMEIEATITCPSRYATEEEDDEDYSDINRILAQDSNSYEGTLELNLLTENNSGTASTRFMREEISKKLFDLNVPFRDHESIADKILNDVFAVTRDPSCKADGKIFHMRAVIHVFGEELGDEDMEIEPYFVPASKSAMEKLEKAIVVQVSTMCSVCREDMMAGSEATRMPCLHLYHESCIVEWLGKSKYCPLCRYSMPSD, encoded by the coding sequence ATGGATCAGGAAATTGAGAATTCTAGCACTGATTGCTGGTTGGAAAGGATTGACGATCCTAAAATCGAGTTGGGTGGCACCAAGTTGGTGATGGAGATCGAAGCCACAATTACATGTCCCAGCAGATATGCgacggaagaagaagatgatgaggaCTACTCCGATATCAATCGAATTCTAGCACAAGACAGCAACAGTTACGAGGGCACACTCGAACTTAACTTGTTGACCGAAAACAACAGTGGAACTGCCTCGACTCGATTTATGAGGGAAGAAATATCTAAGAAGCTCTTCGACTTGAATGTTCCCTTTAGGGATCATGAATCCATAGCAGACAAAATATTGAATGATGTCTTTGCCGTGACAAGAGATCCTAGTTGTAAAGCCGACGGCAAGATTTTTCATATGAGGGCTGTTATCCATGTTTTTGGGGAAGAATTGGGAGATGAGGATATGGAAATTGAGCCTTACTTTGTGCCTGCAAGTAAATCGGCAATGGAGAAGTTGGAGAAGGCGATCGTTGTCCAAGTCTCGACAATGTGTTCGGTATGTAGGGAGGACATGATGGCTGGTTCCGAAGCAACTCGGATGCCGTGTTTGCATCTTTACCATGAGAGCTGCATTGTAGAATGGTTGGGGAAGAGCAAGTACTGCCCACTGTGTCGATATTCCATGCCAAGTGATTAA
- the LOC112192635 gene encoding phosphoglucan phosphatase DSP4, amyloplastic isoform X2, with protein sequence MNYNFIRPDLIVGSCLQTPKDVDKLRSIGVKTIFCLQQNSDLEYFGVDIGAIIDYAKEFDDIEHLRAEIRDFDSYDLRLRLPAVVSKLYKAINRNGGVTYVHCTAGLGRAPATALAYMFWVQGYKLEDAVKLLLSKRSCFPKLEAIKTATADILTGMTKKPVTLTWGGNNCSTVEISGLDIGWGQRIPLEFDDKQGSWILKRELPEGRYEYKYIIDGEWTHNKNELVASANKDGHVNNYVQIEDDPNSVNAIIRKRLMGDDPDLTTHERLKIRQFLEAYCSDE encoded by the exons ATGAACTACAACTTCATACGTCCAGATCTGATTGTGGGGTCTTGCCTTCAG ACTCCAAAAGATGTTGACAAGCTTCGCAGCATTGGAGTGAAGACTATTTTCTGCTTGCAACAAAATTCAGATTTGGA ATATTTTGGGGTCGACATTGgtgccattatagattatgcCAAAGAATTTGATGACATTGAACACTTGCGTGCTGAAATAAG GGACTTTGATTCATATGATCTACGTCTCCGGCTTCCTGCTGTTGTTAGTAAATTATATAAGGCCATAAACAGAAATGGAGGTGTCACTTATGTACATTGCACTGCTGGACTTGGAAGAGCTCCTGCTACTGCG TTGGCTTACATGTTCTGGGTACAAGGATACAAACTTGAAGATGCGGTCAAATTACTTCTG AGCAAACGTTCATGCTTCCCAAAACTGGAGGCTATAAAAACCGCAACTGCTGATATT CTCACAGGCATGACAAAAAAGCCAGTCACGTTGACATGGGGCGGTAATAATTGCTCTACTGTGGAAATCTCTGGACTTGATATCGGATGGGGTCAG AGGATACCTTTAGAGTTTGATGACAAACAGGGTTCATGGATTCTTAAGAGGGAATTGCCG GAAGGACGATATGAATATAAGTACATCATTGATGGTGAATGGACACACAATAAAAATGAGCTTGTTGCCTCTGCAAACAAGGATGGTCATGTCAACAATTATGTTCAG ATTGAGGATGATCCTAACAGTGTTAATGCCATCATAAGGAAGAGATTGATGGGTGATGATCCTGATCTAACAACGCACGAAAGACTTAAAATCAGACAGTTTCTTGAAGCTTATTGCAGTGATGAATGA
- the LOC112192635 gene encoding phosphoglucan phosphatase DSP4, amyloplastic isoform X1: MNCLQNLPGSSVLPLRGFVCNPRKPSFSSSSSSATTSLGMMTSNTDPPRSMAVKAVSGSTPSAETSGAEVKEEKSEVYSNVMTEAMGAVLTYRHELGMNYNFIRPDLIVGSCLQTPKDVDKLRSIGVKTIFCLQQNSDLEYFGVDIGAIIDYAKEFDDIEHLRAEIRDFDSYDLRLRLPAVVSKLYKAINRNGGVTYVHCTAGLGRAPATALAYMFWVQGYKLEDAVKLLLSKRSCFPKLEAIKTATADILTGMTKKPVTLTWGGNNCSTVEISGLDIGWGQRIPLEFDDKQGSWILKRELPEGRYEYKYIIDGEWTHNKNELVASANKDGHVNNYVQIEDDPNSVNAIIRKRLMGDDPDLTTHERLKIRQFLEAYCSDE, from the exons ATGAACTGTCTCCAGAATCTTCCAGG GTCCTCTGTTTTGCCGCTGCGGGGTTTCGTATGCAATCCCAGGAAGCcgtccttctcctcctcctcctcctccgccactACTAGTCTG GGAATGATGACTAGTAATACCGATCCACCAAGAAGCATGGCTGTCAAG GCAGTTTCTGGTTCCACTCCCAGTGCTGAGACAAGTGGTGCTGAAGTGAAGGAGGAAAAATCTGAGGTATATAGTAATGTCATGACAGAGGCCATGGGTGCTG TCCTGACCTATAGGCATGAGCTGGGTATGAACTACAACTTCATACGTCCAGATCTGATTGTGGGGTCTTGCCTTCAG ACTCCAAAAGATGTTGACAAGCTTCGCAGCATTGGAGTGAAGACTATTTTCTGCTTGCAACAAAATTCAGATTTGGA ATATTTTGGGGTCGACATTGgtgccattatagattatgcCAAAGAATTTGATGACATTGAACACTTGCGTGCTGAAATAAG GGACTTTGATTCATATGATCTACGTCTCCGGCTTCCTGCTGTTGTTAGTAAATTATATAAGGCCATAAACAGAAATGGAGGTGTCACTTATGTACATTGCACTGCTGGACTTGGAAGAGCTCCTGCTACTGCG TTGGCTTACATGTTCTGGGTACAAGGATACAAACTTGAAGATGCGGTCAAATTACTTCTG AGCAAACGTTCATGCTTCCCAAAACTGGAGGCTATAAAAACCGCAACTGCTGATATT CTCACAGGCATGACAAAAAAGCCAGTCACGTTGACATGGGGCGGTAATAATTGCTCTACTGTGGAAATCTCTGGACTTGATATCGGATGGGGTCAG AGGATACCTTTAGAGTTTGATGACAAACAGGGTTCATGGATTCTTAAGAGGGAATTGCCG GAAGGACGATATGAATATAAGTACATCATTGATGGTGAATGGACACACAATAAAAATGAGCTTGTTGCCTCTGCAAACAAGGATGGTCATGTCAACAATTATGTTCAG ATTGAGGATGATCCTAACAGTGTTAATGCCATCATAAGGAAGAGATTGATGGGTGATGATCCTGATCTAACAACGCACGAAAGACTTAAAATCAGACAGTTTCTTGAAGCTTATTGCAGTGATGAATGA
- the LOC112164301 gene encoding uncharacterized protein LOC112164301 — MNFDGACDVKNGVYGLGVVFRDHQGLLKGALAVPQVGNIPPRSVEALALLHGLRFAIHVGFSNLEVEGDALSVINTLHDSSDDLSFEGHIIDEVKSLVKSFHIRSCHFVKREGNKVAHRLAKEALKVSQPLLCLESGPSWLHQSVSMDFHCEV, encoded by the coding sequence ATGAATTTTGACGGGGCCTGTGATGTGAAAAATGGAGTATATGGACTGGGTGTGGTGTTCAGGGATCATCAAGGGTTGTTAAAAGGGGCCTTAGCTGTTCCACAGGTGGGCAATATTCCTCCCAGGTCAGTAGAAGCCTTAGCACTATTACATGGACTCCGCTTTGCGATCCACGTTGGATTCTCAAACCTGGAGGTTGAAGGTGATGCTCTTTCAGTCATCAACACTCTACATGATAGTTCTGATGATCTAAGTTTTGAAGGTCATATTATTGATGAAGTTAAGTCTTTAGTTAAGTCTTTTCACATTCGTAGTTGCCATTTTGTGAAGCGGGAAGGCAACAAGGTTGCCCATCGGCTTGCAAAAGAGGCGTTAAAAGTTAGTCAACCTTTGCTTTGTTTGGAGTCGGGGCCTTCTTGGCTCCATCAGTCTGTCAGTATGGATTTCCATTGCGAAGTCTAA